One genomic segment of Strix aluco isolate bStrAlu1 chromosome 14, bStrAlu1.hap1, whole genome shotgun sequence includes these proteins:
- the IST1 gene encoding IST1 homolog isoform X1 gives MLGSGFKAERLRVNLRLVINRLKLLEKKKTELAQKARKEIADYLAAGKDERARIRVEHIIREDYLVEAMEILELYCDLLLARFGLIQSMKELDSGLAEAVSTLIWAAPRLQSEVAELKIVADQLCAKYSKEYGKLCRTNQIGTVNDRLMHKLSVEAPPKILVERYLIEIAKNYNVPYEPDSVVMAEAPAGGEADLIDVGFTDDVKKGGHGGGGGGGFTAPLVGHDGLVPMPVMMPMPMPTPNPPFSYPPPKGPENFNGLPVGTYQPFANIHPPPIPATPPTYESIDEPNADKDASAPVPGPGPKSEASPKARAGAPNTIDNFVLPELPSVPDTLPTASAGANSSASEDIDFDDLSRRFEELKKKT, from the exons ATGTTGGGCTCTGGGTTCAAGGCTGAGCGCTTGCGAGTCAACCTGCGTCTTGTCATCAATCGCCTCAAACTgctggagaaaaagaaga ctgagctggcCCAGAAGGCAAGGAAGGAGATAGCAGATTATCTGGCAGCCGGCAAAGATGAGCGTGCCAGGATTCGTGTGGAGCACATCATCCGTGAAGATTACCTTGTGGAGGCCATGGAGATCCTGGAGCTGTACTGCGATCTGCTGCTAGCCCGCTTCGGCTTGATTCAGTCCATGAA GGAGCTGGACTCTGGCCTGGCAGAAGCGGTGTCTACACTGATTTGGGCTGCACCACGACTCCAGTCAGAAGTGGCTGAGTTGAAGATT gtTGCTGATCAGCTGTGTGCCAAGTACAGCAAGGAGTATGGGAAGCTGTGCCGGACAAACCAGATCGGGACAGTCAATGACAGG CTGATGCACAAGCTGAGCGTGGAGGCGCCGCCCAAGATTCTGGTGGAGAGGTACCTGATAGAGATCGCCAAGAACTACAACGTGCCCTATGAGCCTGACTCGGTGGTGATG GCTGAAGCCCCCGCGGGCGGAGAGGCAGATCTGATTGATGTGGGATTCACGGATGATGTGAAGAAGGGCGGCcatggagggggaggaggtggtggatTTACAGCCCCGCTGGTTGGTCACGATGGACTAGTACCCATGCCTGTGATGATGCCTATGCCCATGCCAACGCCGAATCCGCCCTTCTCCTACCCGCCTCCAAAGGGACCG GAGAACTTCAACGGCCTACCCGTGGGGACCTACCAGCCTTTCGCTAACATCCATCCACCGCCGATTCCGGCAACCCCGCCGACATACGAGTCT ATCGATGAGCCTAATGCCGACAAGGATGCTTCCGCGCCGGTGCCTG GGCCCGGGCCCAAGTCGGAAGCTTCTCCTAAAGCGAGAGCTGGAGCTCCTAATACCATCGATAACTTTGTGCTGCCTGAGCTGCCATCTGTGCCGGATACGCTGCCAACAGCTTCTGCTGGCGCCAACTCTTCTGCCTCTGAAGACATTGACTTTGATGATCTCTCTCGGAGATTTGAGGagctaaagaagaaaacataa
- the IST1 gene encoding IST1 homolog isoform X2, whose amino-acid sequence MLGSGFKAERLRVNLRLVINRLKLLEKKKTELAQKARKEIADYLAAGKDERARIRVEHIIREDYLVEAMEILELYCDLLLARFGLIQSMKELDSGLAEAVSTLIWAAPRLQSEVAELKIVADQLCAKYSKEYGKLCRTNQIGTVNDRLMHKLSVEAPPKILVERYLIEIAKNYNVPYEPDSVVMAEAPAGGEADLIDVGFTDDVKKGGHGGGGGGGFTAPLVGHDGLVPMPVMMPMPMPTPNPPFSYPPPKGPENFNGLPVGTYQPFANIHPPPIPATPPTYESGPGPSRKLLLKRELELLIPSITLCCLSCHLCRIRCQQLLLAPTLLPLKTLTLMISLGDLRS is encoded by the exons ATGTTGGGCTCTGGGTTCAAGGCTGAGCGCTTGCGAGTCAACCTGCGTCTTGTCATCAATCGCCTCAAACTgctggagaaaaagaaga ctgagctggcCCAGAAGGCAAGGAAGGAGATAGCAGATTATCTGGCAGCCGGCAAAGATGAGCGTGCCAGGATTCGTGTGGAGCACATCATCCGTGAAGATTACCTTGTGGAGGCCATGGAGATCCTGGAGCTGTACTGCGATCTGCTGCTAGCCCGCTTCGGCTTGATTCAGTCCATGAA GGAGCTGGACTCTGGCCTGGCAGAAGCGGTGTCTACACTGATTTGGGCTGCACCACGACTCCAGTCAGAAGTGGCTGAGTTGAAGATT gtTGCTGATCAGCTGTGTGCCAAGTACAGCAAGGAGTATGGGAAGCTGTGCCGGACAAACCAGATCGGGACAGTCAATGACAGG CTGATGCACAAGCTGAGCGTGGAGGCGCCGCCCAAGATTCTGGTGGAGAGGTACCTGATAGAGATCGCCAAGAACTACAACGTGCCCTATGAGCCTGACTCGGTGGTGATG GCTGAAGCCCCCGCGGGCGGAGAGGCAGATCTGATTGATGTGGGATTCACGGATGATGTGAAGAAGGGCGGCcatggagggggaggaggtggtggatTTACAGCCCCGCTGGTTGGTCACGATGGACTAGTACCCATGCCTGTGATGATGCCTATGCCCATGCCAACGCCGAATCCGCCCTTCTCCTACCCGCCTCCAAAGGGACCG GAGAACTTCAACGGCCTACCCGTGGGGACCTACCAGCCTTTCGCTAACATCCATCCACCGCCGATTCCGGCAACCCCGCCGACATACGAGTCT GGCCCGGGCCCAAGTCGGAAGCTTCTCCTAAAGCGAGAGCTGGAGCTCCTAATACCATCGATAACTTTGTGCTGCCTGAGCTGCCATCTGTGCCGGATACGCTGCCAACAGCTTCTGCTGGCGCCAACTCTTCTGCCTCTGAAGACATTGACTTTGATGATCTCTCTCGGAGATTTGAGGagctaa
- the DHODH gene encoding dihydroorotate dehydrogenase (quinone), mitochondrial isoform X3 has protein sequence MIRADGRKCPSTCRAEAMVAPLRGRLLAVALGGCGLLLGSALAAGDERLYAAVMPALRALPPEAAHGLALRAAALGLLPPARPDGPALEVRVLGQRFRNPVGLAAGFDKQGEAVDGLYKMGFGFVEVGTVTPQPQEGNPRPRVFRLAEDEAVINRYGFNSHGHIAVERRLRARQETQLRLTGEGMPLGVNLGKNKSSTDAAADYVAGVRTLGPLADYLVVNVSSPNTPGLRDLQGKAELQDLLTKVLAERDALPCERKPSVLVKIAPDLTAQDKRDIASVVCELGVDGLIVSNTTVSRPSSLQSRQRTEPGGLSGKPLRELSTQTVREMYTLTQGRVPIIGAGGVSSGRDALEKIRAGASLVQMYTALVYHGPLVVGMVKRELEELLREQGFKNVMEAVGADHRQ, from the exons ATGATCAGGGCGGACGGCCGGAAGTGCCCGTCCACGTGTCGGGCCGAGGCGATGGTGGCGCCGCTGCGC GGGCGGCTGCTGGCGGTGGCGCTGGGCGGCTGCGGGCTGCTGCTGGGCTCGGCGCTGGCGGCGGGCGACGAGCGGCTCTACGCGGCGGTGATGCCCGCGCTCCGCGCCCTCCCCCCCGAGGCCGCCCACGGCCTGGCCCTGCGCGCCGCCGCTCTCGGACTGCTGCCACCCGCCCGTCCCGACGGCCCCGCGCTG GAGGTGCGAGTTCTCGGGCAGCGGTTCCGCAACCCCGTAGGCCTGGCGGCCGGCTTCGACAAGCAGGGCGAGGCTGTGGACGGGCTGTACAAGATGGGGTTTGGCTTTGTAGAAGTGGGGACTGTCACgccccagccccaggaggggAACCCCAGGCCCAGGGTCTTCCGGCTGGCGGAGGACGAGGCGGTCATTAACAG GTACGGATTCAACAGCCATGGCCACATTGCAGTGGAGCGCAGGCTGCGGGCCCGCCAGGAGACACAGCTCAGGCTCACTGGTG AGGGAATGCCGCTCGGAGTCAACCTGGGCAAGAACAAGAGCTCTACCGATGCTGCAGCTGACTATGTGGCTGGAGTCCGGACACTGGGCCCTTTGGCTGACTACCTGGTGGTGAATGTGTCCAGCCCAAACACCCCAGGGCTGCGGGACCTGCAGGGCAAGGCTGAGCTGCAGGACCTGCTGACCAAG GTGCTGGCGGAGAGGGACGCACTGCCCTGCGAGCGCAAGCCGTCTGTGCTGGTGAAGATCGCCCCTGACCTCACCGCGCAGGACAAGCGGGACATCGCGAGTGTCGTCTGCGAG CTCGGTGTGGACGGGCTGATTGTCAGCAACACCACCGTGAGCCGGCCCAGCAGCCTCCAGAGCCGGCAGCGCACGGAGCCCGGGGGCCTCAGCGGGAAGCCACTGCGGGAGCTCTCCACGCAGACTGTCAGGGAGATGTACACCCTCACCCAGG GCCGGGTGCCCATCATCGGGGCAGGCGGGGTGAGCAGCGGGCGCGACGCCCTGGAGAAGATCCGTGCTGGAGCCTCGCTCGTGCAGATGTACACGGCGCTCGTGTACCACGGGCCGCTGGTGGTGGGGATGGTGAAGCGGGAGCTAGAGGAGCTGCTGAG GGAGCAGGGGTTCAAGAACGTCATGGAGGCAGTTGGAGCAGATCACCGGCAATGA
- the DHODH gene encoding dihydroorotate dehydrogenase (quinone), mitochondrial isoform X2 translates to MIRADGRKCPSTCRAEAMVAPLRGRLLAVALGGCGLLLGSALAAGDERLYAAVMPALRALPPEAAHGLALRAAALGLLPPARPDGPALEVRVLGQRFRNPVGLAAGFDKQGEAVDGLYKMGFGFVEVGTVTPQPQEGNPRPRVFRLAEDEAVINRYGFNSHGHIAVERRLRARQETQLRLTGEGMPLGVNLGKNKSSTDAAADYVAGVRTLGPLADYLVVNVSSPNTPGLRDLQGKAELQDLLTKVLAERDALPCERKPSVLVKIAPDLTAQDKRDIASVVCELGVDGLIVSNTTVSRPSSLQSRQRTEPGGLSGKPLRELSTQTVREMYTLTQGRVPIIGAGGVSSGRDALEKIRAGASLVQMYTALVYHGPLVVGMVKRELEELLRGSRTSWRQLEQITGNDALQDQGLAGSSRGQAGTGLTLPVLVGASFPGTRSCRALGWIHAEPAWAPFAETSA, encoded by the exons ATGATCAGGGCGGACGGCCGGAAGTGCCCGTCCACGTGTCGGGCCGAGGCGATGGTGGCGCCGCTGCGC GGGCGGCTGCTGGCGGTGGCGCTGGGCGGCTGCGGGCTGCTGCTGGGCTCGGCGCTGGCGGCGGGCGACGAGCGGCTCTACGCGGCGGTGATGCCCGCGCTCCGCGCCCTCCCCCCCGAGGCCGCCCACGGCCTGGCCCTGCGCGCCGCCGCTCTCGGACTGCTGCCACCCGCCCGTCCCGACGGCCCCGCGCTG GAGGTGCGAGTTCTCGGGCAGCGGTTCCGCAACCCCGTAGGCCTGGCGGCCGGCTTCGACAAGCAGGGCGAGGCTGTGGACGGGCTGTACAAGATGGGGTTTGGCTTTGTAGAAGTGGGGACTGTCACgccccagccccaggaggggAACCCCAGGCCCAGGGTCTTCCGGCTGGCGGAGGACGAGGCGGTCATTAACAG GTACGGATTCAACAGCCATGGCCACATTGCAGTGGAGCGCAGGCTGCGGGCCCGCCAGGAGACACAGCTCAGGCTCACTGGTG AGGGAATGCCGCTCGGAGTCAACCTGGGCAAGAACAAGAGCTCTACCGATGCTGCAGCTGACTATGTGGCTGGAGTCCGGACACTGGGCCCTTTGGCTGACTACCTGGTGGTGAATGTGTCCAGCCCAAACACCCCAGGGCTGCGGGACCTGCAGGGCAAGGCTGAGCTGCAGGACCTGCTGACCAAG GTGCTGGCGGAGAGGGACGCACTGCCCTGCGAGCGCAAGCCGTCTGTGCTGGTGAAGATCGCCCCTGACCTCACCGCGCAGGACAAGCGGGACATCGCGAGTGTCGTCTGCGAG CTCGGTGTGGACGGGCTGATTGTCAGCAACACCACCGTGAGCCGGCCCAGCAGCCTCCAGAGCCGGCAGCGCACGGAGCCCGGGGGCCTCAGCGGGAAGCCACTGCGGGAGCTCTCCACGCAGACTGTCAGGGAGATGTACACCCTCACCCAGG GCCGGGTGCCCATCATCGGGGCAGGCGGGGTGAGCAGCGGGCGCGACGCCCTGGAGAAGATCCGTGCTGGAGCCTCGCTCGTGCAGATGTACACGGCGCTCGTGTACCACGGGCCGCTGGTGGTGGGGATGGTGAAGCGGGAGCTAGAGGAGCTGCTGAG GGGTTCAAGAACGTCATGGAGGCAGTTGGAGCAGATCACCGGCAATGATGCGCTGCAGGACCAAGGTCTGGCTGGGAGCAGCCGTGGCCAAGCAGGGACAGGCCTGACGCTTCCAGTGCTGG TCGGTGCATCTTTTCCCGGCACTAGAAGCTGCAGGGCTCTGGGATGGATCCACGCCGAGCCCGCCTGGGCTCCCTTCGCAGAGACCTCCGCGTGA
- the DHODH gene encoding dihydroorotate dehydrogenase (quinone), mitochondrial isoform X1, translating into MIRADGRKCPSTCRAEAMVAPLRGRLLAVALGGCGLLLGSALAAGDERLYAAVMPALRALPPEAAHGLALRAAALGLLPPARPDGPALEVRVLGQRFRNPVGLAAGFDKQGEAVDGLYKMGFGFVEVGTVTPQPQEGNPRPRVFRLAEDEAVINRYGFNSHGHIAVERRLRARQETQLRLTGEGMPLGVNLGKNKSSTDAAADYVAGVRTLGPLADYLVVNVSSPNTPGLRDLQGKAELQDLLTKVLAERDALPCERKPSVLVKIAPDLTAQDKRDIASVVCELGVDGLIVSNTTVSRPSSLQSRQRTEPGGLSGKPLRELSTQTVREMYTLTQGRVPIIGAGGVSSGRDALEKIRAGASLVQMYTALVYHGPLVVGMVKRELEELLRGSRTSWRQLEQITGNDALQDQGLAGSSRGQAGTGLTLPVLGRRGLGRRPPHLLSRAIFWLSWGLGSPAETSGGCGSAGW; encoded by the exons ATGATCAGGGCGGACGGCCGGAAGTGCCCGTCCACGTGTCGGGCCGAGGCGATGGTGGCGCCGCTGCGC GGGCGGCTGCTGGCGGTGGCGCTGGGCGGCTGCGGGCTGCTGCTGGGCTCGGCGCTGGCGGCGGGCGACGAGCGGCTCTACGCGGCGGTGATGCCCGCGCTCCGCGCCCTCCCCCCCGAGGCCGCCCACGGCCTGGCCCTGCGCGCCGCCGCTCTCGGACTGCTGCCACCCGCCCGTCCCGACGGCCCCGCGCTG GAGGTGCGAGTTCTCGGGCAGCGGTTCCGCAACCCCGTAGGCCTGGCGGCCGGCTTCGACAAGCAGGGCGAGGCTGTGGACGGGCTGTACAAGATGGGGTTTGGCTTTGTAGAAGTGGGGACTGTCACgccccagccccaggaggggAACCCCAGGCCCAGGGTCTTCCGGCTGGCGGAGGACGAGGCGGTCATTAACAG GTACGGATTCAACAGCCATGGCCACATTGCAGTGGAGCGCAGGCTGCGGGCCCGCCAGGAGACACAGCTCAGGCTCACTGGTG AGGGAATGCCGCTCGGAGTCAACCTGGGCAAGAACAAGAGCTCTACCGATGCTGCAGCTGACTATGTGGCTGGAGTCCGGACACTGGGCCCTTTGGCTGACTACCTGGTGGTGAATGTGTCCAGCCCAAACACCCCAGGGCTGCGGGACCTGCAGGGCAAGGCTGAGCTGCAGGACCTGCTGACCAAG GTGCTGGCGGAGAGGGACGCACTGCCCTGCGAGCGCAAGCCGTCTGTGCTGGTGAAGATCGCCCCTGACCTCACCGCGCAGGACAAGCGGGACATCGCGAGTGTCGTCTGCGAG CTCGGTGTGGACGGGCTGATTGTCAGCAACACCACCGTGAGCCGGCCCAGCAGCCTCCAGAGCCGGCAGCGCACGGAGCCCGGGGGCCTCAGCGGGAAGCCACTGCGGGAGCTCTCCACGCAGACTGTCAGGGAGATGTACACCCTCACCCAGG GCCGGGTGCCCATCATCGGGGCAGGCGGGGTGAGCAGCGGGCGCGACGCCCTGGAGAAGATCCGTGCTGGAGCCTCGCTCGTGCAGATGTACACGGCGCTCGTGTACCACGGGCCGCTGGTGGTGGGGATGGTGAAGCGGGAGCTAGAGGAGCTGCTGAG GGGTTCAAGAACGTCATGGAGGCAGTTGGAGCAGATCACCGGCAATGATGCGCTGCAGGACCAAGGTCTGGCTGGGAGCAGCCGTGGCCAAGCAGGGACAGGCCTGACGCTTCCAGTGCTGGGTAGGCGAGGACTGGGGAGGAGGCCTCCACACCTGCTGTCCAGGGCCATATTTTGGCTTTCCTGGGGGTTGGGCTCCCCAGCAGAAACCAGTGGTGGGTGCGGCTCTGCTGGGTGGTGA
- the DHODH gene encoding dihydroorotate dehydrogenase (quinone), mitochondrial isoform X4: MIRADGRKCPSTCRAEAMVAPLREVRVLGQRFRNPVGLAAGFDKQGEAVDGLYKMGFGFVEVGTVTPQPQEGNPRPRVFRLAEDEAVINRYGFNSHGHIAVERRLRARQETQLRLTGEGMPLGVNLGKNKSSTDAAADYVAGVRTLGPLADYLVVNVSSPNTPGLRDLQGKAELQDLLTKVLAERDALPCERKPSVLVKIAPDLTAQDKRDIASVVCELGVDGLIVSNTTVSRPSSLQSRQRTEPGGLSGKPLRELSTQTVREMYTLTQGRVPIIGAGGVSSGRDALEKIRAGASLVQMYTALVYHGPLVVGMVKRELEELLRGSRTSWRQLEQITGNDALQDQGLAGSSRGQAGTGLTLPVLGRRGLGRRPPHLLSRAIFWLSWGLGSPAETSGGCGSAGW, from the exons ATGATCAGGGCGGACGGCCGGAAGTGCCCGTCCACGTGTCGGGCCGAGGCGATGGTGGCGCCGCTGCGC GAGGTGCGAGTTCTCGGGCAGCGGTTCCGCAACCCCGTAGGCCTGGCGGCCGGCTTCGACAAGCAGGGCGAGGCTGTGGACGGGCTGTACAAGATGGGGTTTGGCTTTGTAGAAGTGGGGACTGTCACgccccagccccaggaggggAACCCCAGGCCCAGGGTCTTCCGGCTGGCGGAGGACGAGGCGGTCATTAACAG GTACGGATTCAACAGCCATGGCCACATTGCAGTGGAGCGCAGGCTGCGGGCCCGCCAGGAGACACAGCTCAGGCTCACTGGTG AGGGAATGCCGCTCGGAGTCAACCTGGGCAAGAACAAGAGCTCTACCGATGCTGCAGCTGACTATGTGGCTGGAGTCCGGACACTGGGCCCTTTGGCTGACTACCTGGTGGTGAATGTGTCCAGCCCAAACACCCCAGGGCTGCGGGACCTGCAGGGCAAGGCTGAGCTGCAGGACCTGCTGACCAAG GTGCTGGCGGAGAGGGACGCACTGCCCTGCGAGCGCAAGCCGTCTGTGCTGGTGAAGATCGCCCCTGACCTCACCGCGCAGGACAAGCGGGACATCGCGAGTGTCGTCTGCGAG CTCGGTGTGGACGGGCTGATTGTCAGCAACACCACCGTGAGCCGGCCCAGCAGCCTCCAGAGCCGGCAGCGCACGGAGCCCGGGGGCCTCAGCGGGAAGCCACTGCGGGAGCTCTCCACGCAGACTGTCAGGGAGATGTACACCCTCACCCAGG GCCGGGTGCCCATCATCGGGGCAGGCGGGGTGAGCAGCGGGCGCGACGCCCTGGAGAAGATCCGTGCTGGAGCCTCGCTCGTGCAGATGTACACGGCGCTCGTGTACCACGGGCCGCTGGTGGTGGGGATGGTGAAGCGGGAGCTAGAGGAGCTGCTGAG GGGTTCAAGAACGTCATGGAGGCAGTTGGAGCAGATCACCGGCAATGATGCGCTGCAGGACCAAGGTCTGGCTGGGAGCAGCCGTGGCCAAGCAGGGACAGGCCTGACGCTTCCAGTGCTGGGTAGGCGAGGACTGGGGAGGAGGCCTCCACACCTGCTGTCCAGGGCCATATTTTGGCTTTCCTGGGGGTTGGGCTCCCCAGCAGAAACCAGTGGTGGGTGCGGCTCTGCTGGGTGGTGA
- the LOC141929777 gene encoding haptoglobin-like, with protein MGPAALLIAGLAWTLLETATATEWSCAKPAEIEHGYVEHLIKYRCNPHYQLRGSGDGTYRCDEDHTWVSREAGKEVPVCEPVCGKPKNPPRQMQRIIGGLLAQKDSFPWQGRLVTRHNLTVGATLISDQWLLTTGRNVYLNHTEDAKPEEIAPTLQLFLGSQKQNQPALDIEHVVLHPAYPEAVDLALLKLKQKVPLGDEAMPICLPQKDYVRPGRVGYVSGWGRGAAFAFPDTLKYVMLPVVEEEQCRQYYKARNASYWVQPTLSNDTFCVGMSALREDTCYGDAGGAFAVQDPDDNTWYAAGILSYDKTCTASKYGVYVDVRRVLAWVKETVAAG; from the exons ATGGG ACCTGCAGCGCTGCTGATTGCCGGCCTGGCCTGGACCCTGCTGGAGACCGCAACTGCCACCG AGTGGAGCTGTGCAAAGCCTGCGGAGATCGAACACGGCTACGTGGAGCACCTGATCAAGTACCGCTGCAACCCGCACTACCAGCTGCGCGGCTCTGGGGACG GCACGTACAGGTGTGATGAGGATCACACGTGGGTGAGCCGCGAAGCCGGCAAGGAGGTGCCTGTCTGTGAGCCAG TGTGCGGGAAGCCGAAAAACCCCCCCAGGCAGATGCAGCGCATCATCGGGGGCCTGCTGGCTCAGAAGGACAGCTTCCCGTGGCAGGGCCGGCTGGTGACCCGCCACAACCTCACCGTGGGGGCCACGCTCATCAGTGACCAGTGGCTGCTGACCACGGGCAGGAACGTCTACCTGAACCACACTGAAGACGCCAAGCCTGAGGAGATCGCCCCGACACTGCAGCTCTTCCTGGGCAGCCAGAAGCAGAATCAGCCCGCCTTGGACATTGAGCACGTGGTGCTGCACCCCGCCTACCCTGAGGCTGTGGATCTGGCTCTGCTGAAGCTCAAGCAGAAGGTGCCCCTCGGGGATGAGGCAATGCCCATCTGCCTGCCGCAGAAGGACTATGTGCGCCCGGGGCGGGTGGGTTACGTCTCAGGTTGGGGCCGCGGTGCCGCCTTCGCCTTTCCTGACACGCTGAAGTACGTGATGCTGCCggtggtggaggaggagcagTGCCGGCAGTACTACAAGGCGCGGAATGCGTCCTACTGGGTCCAGCCCACCCTTAGCAATGACACCTTCTGCGTGGGCATGAGCGCGCTGCGGGAGGACACATGCTACGGGGACGCCGGCGGCGCCTTCGCCGTGCAGGACCCTGATGACAACACCTGGTACGCGGCTGGCATCCTCAGCTACGACAAGACCTGCACGGCCTCCAAGTACGGCGTCTACGTGGACGTGCGGCGCGTCCTGGCCTGGGTCAAGGAGACGGTGGCGGCCGGCTGA